AAATCGACCTCGGCGAGGCCCTCGTCGGTGGCGCGCAGCTCCCACAGGTTTCCGGCGACCAGATCGGTGAGTTCCTCCAGGATGCGGGCGACTTCGTCGCGCTCGTCGAGGCGGGCCTTCAGGATGTCGTTGTTGAGGTTCACCAGGGCCATCGGCTCGATGAAGAGCGTCTGGCCGGAGGCGGACTGGTCGTGCACCAGGCCCGGCACCTTGGTCTTGAACTCGGCGCGCACGGGGAGGACGTAGCGGTCGCCGCGCACCGTCACCAGGCTCTCCTGGAGGTACTCGGCCAGCCGCGAGAGCATGCGCTGCACCTCGGCCCGGATGCCGGCCTGCAGCCGGGCGATCTGCTGCCGTATCCTCGCCAGATCGGCGGAGGCGTCGTCGCGCACCTGCCCCGTGGAATCGAGGCAGCGGTGCAACTCGCGGGCTAGTTCCGGCAGCGGCGAGAGCGGGAACGCTAGCTCAGCCAGGCGCGGGAAGGCCTCGGCATGGCTATCCAGGAAGTCCCGCACGCGTTTCGCGACGCCCAGGGTATCGGCGATGGCGAGCAAGGCCTGCGGATCGAGCACTCCGCCCTGTTCGGCGCGGCGCAACGCCTCACGCAGATCGTGGCATCCGCCCAGCGGAATCCCCTGCGTCATGGTGGCCAGGTAGCGCGCTTCCTGGGTCAGGGCCAGGGCCTCGGCGACGTCGCGCGGGTCGGTCAGGATCTCGACGTCGCGGCATCGATCGGCCCCGTGGCGAGTGAGCGCGCACGCCACCAGGTGGCCGACCACGGCCGGCCACTCGAGGCGCTGGAGTGATTCGGGGTCCATCCGGTCGTCACCTGAGGCGGGCGCCCCGTTCTCCCGCGATCGGGGGCCGTGCCGGGATCATTCTAGCGCCCCGCCGGCCCGGCCGGCGTTACAGCCCGATCTTGTCGGCCCAGCCCGGCCGGTCGACGTACGGGTTGCGGTTGCCCTGCGCCCGGAAGACCGCCTCGTTGCGGGCGCGTTCCATCGCGTCCGGCGGATCGGCCTGGTTCCACTTCAGCAGCACGGGGGTCTCGAAGCGGAAATTCCGCAGATCGGGCTTGGGCGTATTCAGGGCGCCCATGCTCGTCACGGCGTAGGTCGTGTAGAAGTAAAGCAAGCCGCGGGCGATGTCCCCGCGCACCGACGGCCGGGGCTGAAACACCAGGATGCCGTCGCGGCTGTTGCCCATGACGCTGTCCCCGTCCCGGCCGGGAAACGAGGAGAACGGGGCGCCGACGACTTCGCCGTAGGGCAGCGAGCCGCGCGAGCCGTTGATCTTGATGTCGGACGGCTGCAGGTGGTGGAGATCCGCCTGCGCCGCGCCCTGGGCGCCCAGGCTCTGGGGCCAG
The nucleotide sequence above comes from Candidatus Tanganyikabacteria bacterium. Encoded proteins:
- a CDS encoding endonuclease; translated protein: MANIRLRSPALLPILVLLAGCGATPGLAGSPTSPSSAQALKLPRLLPDDDERIPAGYYKEAEGKEGKALVAALHRIVAGHMDLGYDRARDVLFGTIADADGDDRVEDLYTGEERDGIRDRKTAYSKGMNTEHTWPQSLGAQGAAQADLHHLQPSDIKINGSRGSLPYGEVVGAPFSSFPGRDGDSVMGNSRDGILVFQPRPSVRGDIARGLLYFYTTYAVTSMGALNTPKPDLRNFRFETPVLLKWNQADPPDAMERARNEAVFRAQGNRNPYVDRPGWADKIGL